In Gracilinanus agilis isolate LMUSP501 chromosome 1, AgileGrace, whole genome shotgun sequence, the sequence TCAATCATAGATTCCTTTTggagacaggtaggtggctcagtaaatagagagccaggtctggagacaggaggtcctgggttcaaatcctagctgtgtgaccctgggcaagtcacttagcccccattgtctagcccttaacactcttctgcctttgaaccaatatgccatattgattctaagcaggaagaaaggatttcaaaaaacAATCTTaataatctcttccttttttactcCCACCATCATCAACCTTGTTCAGACCCTCCTTCACGTCTCATCAGAACTATTACAAGATCTTCCTAAACTGGTCTTCTTGAGTCGTGTCTCTCATCTTTCCAATTTGTTCCTGACATCAttgccagattaatcttcctaatgcacagGTTTGATCATGTCACTCACTTGTATGCTCAAACCTGTTAACGGTTTCCAATTATCTGAGGAACGCAGCCCAAACTGCTTAAGGGGATTCATTTCTTTGGGTGCAGATCTCATTAGTGGAAATGGTGAGAGCGTCTCAGAAATGTGTTCTCAGCTGCATGTTGGATACAGAAAGCAGTTCAGTTCATCTCTATTTCTATCCTGGGGAAAGAGGTTTCCCCTTTGCCCACAGATGAACATTCACTGTGTCCCAGAAAGCTTTAGTGCCATTTTAAGCATCACTAAGACTATTAGGACACTCTGGACCTCAGCAGGTTCTCATCCAGAGCAAATTCCCCCGCTCTAGGATATTACACAAACAGACCAGTCTAGCCTAGAGTTAGGGCCACAGGCTTTAGAGCAGGAAAGGTctggaaaagaaactgaggcccagggggtaaagtgacttgcctcaggctaCACAGGTGGCAAGCAATAGAGTCAGGTTTTGAACTAAGGTGCCATGGCTCCAGATGCTGCACCACACAGAATAACAGGGAGATACATTAAATGGACACAGAGGGACCAACAGGAAAAAGAACTCTCAGACAGCTGCAGCTAATCCAGATTCCCTAGGGCTCCCTTGCTGAACAATTCTAACACCTGCAAAAACCCAGAACTATCCTGAGCCAAATGATTCCCAACTCACATCCCTGCAGGGGCAGCCTCCACGGATAATACAATCACGAGCAGAAGAATGTCAGCCTTTATACCCTGGCTAGTAATTGGGTGACCAGGAGGGGAAAAGTCAGGAAACAAAACACTAGCCAGGCTGCTGTGGAGCCTTCCTGCACCTGCTCCTCGGCTTATACCCTGGTCTGAGTCCTTTCTCAGCTCTGTTAGTGGGAGCAAAATGAAAGGCTATTATCATAGCAGAGGGGAGGCAGCAGTCATCAAGGAGGAAGCGTTCAGGCTGGGCTTTCAAGGATGGGTAGGGAACAGCTTCAGGGAAGGGATGGAGGCAAGAAAGGGTATAAGTTACAGAATTATAGCCCAGTTTGGCTGGCAGAGTGTGTGATGATGAAAAGGTATGGTGGCACCAGAACAGAGATGGCCTTCAATGCCAagtaaaagtaaattttttttcaggatgcAACAGGATATTGGAtccaatatttagtactgattctaaggaaaaaggtaagggtttaaaaaaaggttcaTAGAACAGAAGGATGGCCAGAATCACAAATAGGACAATGTTGAAAAATGGAGgctaaatttattatattttaatataaatatatttaacattttattttttattattattattttttaaaaccctcaccttccatcttggtgtcaatactgtgtagaagagtggtaagggctaggcaatgggggttaagttcaAGATCAGaataaaagtaaagaattttttttaaaccctcaccttccatcttagaatcaatactgtgtattggttctaaggcagatgagtggttagagctaggcaatgtgataagtgacttgcccagggtaacacaactagggagtgtctgaggccagatttgaacctcagacctcccatctctaggcctagttctcagtccactgagccacccagctgccccttatatttaacattttaaaagaaaagcaagccaTACATAACAGATTCAAATTCATGAACAATCCAAtttctgttttatatatttggaaatgcccattttatttggTTGTTCAAGATCAGaataaaagtaaagaattttttttaaaccctcaccttccatcttagaatcaatactgtgtattggttctaaggcagatgagtggtaagagctaggcaatgtgataagtgacttgcccagggtcacacaactagggagtgtctgaggacagatttgaacctagggtctcccatctctaggcctggctctcaatctgctgagctactcagctgcccccaaaaataaagaatttttaaaagaggtgGTAAAGGTAGATGGAAATTCAAAACCGGATCTATCACGGAGATATATGGCAAATCTAGTGGACAGAATAACATGTTTCATAAGTTGGTGTTTTATATTGGAATTTTATTGCATAAACAGGGAAAAGGTAGTGTAGTTGAGTTTAGAATTTTCTTCCTGTGGGCTCTTACTTACTGTAATGTTCAGGGGGTAAAACCCTTTGGGCAAATACCCTGAGCAATGTCTGGGTTGCAAAATCACTTTAGACAGTTTCCTAAAATGTTCTCTCTGAAGGGATTTTTACACTTCAATTCCTCATCAGCACAGACAAGTCGAGGTTCCTTGAACTGTCTCCCCTCCTGGAACATGAGTTCTTAATTAATTTCTCCAGGAGGAAATTGCTGAGATTCTGTCTAAATTCATACCTgaaataagagggaaagtaaAGCCCAGCCCACTTAGTCAGAATTTCACTCCTCCTTTGTTTTGCCCTTGCCTGCCTGCCTTCCAATCCCTGAGCAGCAAGGGAGCTCTGCTACTTCTAGAGAAAAATTAGAGAATCACCAGCCAAAGCTGGCTTCTACTATGGTTCATTATACCTGATGGTGATCCCCATTTGAGGTGTGAGTACCAACTGCCTGTTATCTGCTGGAAGGGACTTCCTGCACCTGTCTACGAGCTTGTCCAATGCCAGCTCTTTACTGAGAGGAGGGATGACCTGCCCCTGGAAACACTCAAATCTATTTTCCTATGCTCAATCACTAAACCTTAGGAGAGGAACAACCTGGCTTTAATCATGTAATCTCTCTCCACTCAGTTTCTCTGCctgattgttgttcagtcttttcagtcctCTGCCTCTTCATGCCCCCAatagggatttcttggcaaagatattggaatggtttgctgtttccttctccagctcattttacagatgaggaaattaagccaaacagagttatgtgacttgttaagggtcacacagtttgccatttccttctccagctcattttacacatgaggaaatggagtcaaagaggtttaagtgacttgtccagggtcacacagatagtgtctgagattacatctgaattcaggtcttcctgattccaggctgggttatccactgtgctgcctagctgtccCCTCCCTCTTTGATAGCATCTAACATTAGCACCTATATGCGTATAGTATATGGGAGCACTGACTTTACCCTGAACAAACATTGATTAACCTCTTATTATGTAACATTCTCTAGGGCATTGAGaggtaaatgacttactcagggtcatacaattagaaTGGGTTAGAGATGGGACTTGAgtccaggttttcctggctctgaggctggctgtctatccactacaccatgctgcctccttGTATtgtagaatttagagctagatgcTACTTCAACATGGCATAGTAGAAATGGATTTGGGGCCAGAAAACCTGGATGAGCTTAGTCAAGCAACTTCACgtctctggatttcagtttctcCGTTTATAAAATGGGAAGGCTGGACTAAAAACAACCTCTGAATTTTCTTTCACCTCAAAATCTAGGATTCTGATAATCCTATTATCATTATTTGGCCTGGCTAAATGATGCCTCAGTTGCCAGACTTCAGTGGTGGGGTCAGATGAAGGATGCCACACTCTTGTAAGGGAAAAGAGAAGCACTGAGGAGGAGCAGGGTGGCACCTGAAACCACACCACGTTGCCATTCCAGACGTTGACTGTGTGATGGGCAAACCATGTTGCTTGTAATTCCCAGACCATATTATCAGCAGCAAGGTTAGGGGCTATAGGAAAAGACCAAAGTCCAGTGAAGCTTCTGAAACTGAGGATACATCACAGGGTGAGACAAATGGTTCTACAGCCCTTAGAGTGATGACCAAAGATGGACACACATTCCCATTCCTGGgctgggagaggaaagaaatataGGCATCTTATTCAGAAAGAAGTCTTGATTTGGGATGGGTCAGGACTTTGGGATGACATGAAAATCCAATTTGTCAATCAAACTACCAGTGAACATTTAGGAAATAcccacttattatgtgccaggcacaatgtcAATGTATTCCATGCAAGTAATGCTTCTGCTTTTTCTACCTATTATCTAATCTAACTAAATGCCTCAATTATTAATGATGTAGGGAAATATAAAGTATCAGAGCACATAGCCAGAGATAGTATAAAAAGTAGAGTgtagctagggggctcagtggattgagagccagacctcaatccagacaggaggtcctgggttcaaatttgacctttgatatttctctttgcctagtccttattgctcttctgccttagaaacaacgcacagtattaattctaaaatggaaggtaaagattatattttttaaaaaaagaataaaagtaagggcagctaggtaacacagtgaatAGTGTgtcaggcctggattcaggaggtcctgggttcaaatctgtcctcagacacttcctagctgtgtgaccatgggcaagtcacttaaccccaactgcctagcctttacttatcatctgtcttagaataaatactttaTATAGATTCTATAATAATAGattctataatatattatagaatCTATATTAATATAGATTAATatagacaagggtttaaaaaaggataaaagaaatagtCCATGAAGTAGGGacaaacaaataatttgatctcattGAAGTTTGATTAGATGATTCAGACACACCTCTAGACCAAGAGTGTGACGCTATCCAGGAAGGAGTAGAGCCAAGAGGTGAAACTGCTCTGGGAATCTGAATGAGGAACAGGGAGCCTGGCGGATACCCCAACGTGTCCTCTGGTGCAAAGTAAGGATTACACTATACTCTtgtccaatcctcttattttgcagatattGAGAAGGTAGGGGAATTATACTAAAGCATTATGGATGCACAGGGAACTCACCAACCAAATTTGATCTTTATAAAAAGTATTTAcagaaggcaggaaaaaaaaggacaagTAATAGGATGAGTATAAAGCTGTGCCAAAAGACTCCAATAAAACCTGTCTCTGATGTGCCACCGTTCACAATGGGCAGCATTTGGCTACAAAAGCCAAAGGCaccttttttttagtttatcaGGACAAGGCAATTACatcagaggaaggaggaggatcaAAAGAAGAGGAACAGACTTGTTTAGGGGTAAAGTGGAACAATGAcaagacaataagaaaaaagcaGAACTACTCCAGTGTTCtttggcttctgttttctctgctaagaagaataatttttgaattggaaagaacagaataaaaatggCTAATAGGGCATTGATATCcaagaaaaaaagtcaatagtAGGAAATCACCCAACTGCCCTTGATGACTTCCATTTGACTGATGCAGCTGGACTGCATCCTCAGGGACTAAAACAGCTAATGACACAACTGTGGAGTTACTGTCCATGATATAtttcaaaagagaggaaaaattgaaggaatcacAGGATGGGAGAACAAATGTCCCAAATTTCAAAAGGAGAATGTGGAAAGAATCTTAAAACTGCAGGCTGACTCCTAGTtctataccccaaagacatcaaagaaaagaaactcaggtatgcaaaaaaaatgtataatagttgttgttttttaataattgtgAAAAATTTGTCTAGAAACTAAGAGGGTGGGTACCTACCTACTGGGGAGagctaaagaaaatataatatatgaatataaaagaatattataacgccataagaaatgatgacatgAATATTTTCAGAAGAACCTGCCTCTATTTCCTCTGCCATGTTATCTTTCTATTAATAGTTCAttcttggggtagctaggtggctcagcagatagagaaccaggcctggaattaagaggatgtgggttcagatctgacctcagatactttctagctgtgtgatcctggacaagtcacttaatcccatttgcctagtccttactatatttctattttgaaactgatacttagcattaattctaagacaaaaggtaataattttttttaatagttcattttttgttttgttaatgataagggaagggaataaacattttatagtacttactatatgccaagcatttttaaaataaataacattggggcagctgggtagctcagtggattgagagccaggcctagagatgggaggtcctaggttcaaatctggcctcagacacttcccagctgtgtgaccctgggcaagtcacttgacccccattgcccacccttaccactcttccacctaggagccaatacacagaagttaagggtttaaaaaaaattaaaataaattaaataaataatatctcCATTGATCTCCATAATAACCCTGCAAAGTAGGtactaatattatccccattttgcaatttAGGTATTCAtaggttaagtatcttgcccagggtcacatagctggtaagtagctgaggccagatttcagtttgggtctttctgactccaggttctgtGCACAATGGGGCCACTTATACTTTAATGGCTCCCCTCAGTTTTGATCTAATCAAAtgctaatcttaaaaaaaaaaaaagataaattaccTCCATCTCCTCTTCTTCAACTTTCCTACTATAACTGAACAcgggatcatagatttggaagcACAGATTAGGCAGACATCTAGTTCAACACTTATTTTAtatctgaggtccagagaggtgatTTGGTCAAGGTTACATGGTAGTAAGTagtagagtcagaatttgaatccaccTATGACTCTGACTCTGGGGCTCATTCAAAGGAACCACATTACCACATTCATTGTTCAAAAATTAGTCTCATGCTTCAGAATCAGCTTTATGCATCTAAATGAatgccttaaaaaagaaaaacaaaatggcaatAATTTTGGAAAGCTCCAATTCTGGAAGACAGCTTCAAGAACACTGtaatcctctttccctccccacctgcAAGAACTAGGAGAATCAACACTAAGAAGATCATAGAAAACCCTATAGTTCCTATGGGCCTTCTTCCATAAGTAACTCCTAAGGGAGTAAACGGCAGTTTTGTAAACATAAAAGCTTCAGGATCTGAGCCAATTTCTGGGGGAGGCACAAGCACAAAACTGGCAAGGACTATAAACACACATGAGCCACTAAAAGAAAGCTATTAACGTAGGGCAAGTGAATGACAATGAATTCATCCTTGACTCAAAAACATTTTGGtttcctgatttctcttttcAACACAGCACATGCTGCAGGGGAAAATGAAGCATCGACTCATTACTGAGCCAGGCTCCTAGCTGAGTTAATATgacaaagaggaggaggaggagaaggaggaggaggaggaggaggNNNNNNNNNNNNNNNNNNNNNNNNNNNNNNNNNNNNNNNNNNNNNNNNNNNNNNNNNNNNNNNNNNNNNNNNNNNNNNNNNNNNNNNNNNNNNNNNNNNNNNNNNNNNNNNNNNNNNNNNNNNNNNNNNNNNNNNNNNNNNNNNNNNNNNNNNNNNNNNNNNNNNNNNNNNNNNNNNNNNNNNNNNNNNNNNNNNNNNNNNNNNNNNNNNNNNNNNNNNNNNNNNNNNNNNNNNNNNNNNNNNNNNNNNNNNNNNNNNNNNNNNNNNNNNNNNNNNNNNNNNNNNNNNNNNNNNNNNNNNNNNNNNNNNNNNNNNNNNNNNNNNNNNNNNNNNNNNNNNNNNNNNNNNNNNNNNNNNNNNNNNNNNNNNNNNNNNNNNNNNNNNNNNNNNNNNNNNNNNNNNNNNNNNNNNNNNNNNNNNNNNNNNNNNNNNNNNNNNNNNNNNNNNNNNNNNNNNNNNNNNNNNNNNNNNNNNNNNNNNNNNNNNNNNNNNNNNNNNNNaagaaagaaagaaagaaagaaagaaagaaagaaagaaagaaagagttacCAATTAAACTGGTAACTTTGTAGAGACCAGTGTCAGGGCAGTGATGAGGTCAGAAACCTGACTGTGAgggattaaaaagagaaagagaggagagaaagtggaggtaTCTATTGTAGATGACTTCTCACGGAGTCTAGCCACAAAGGGCACATGAGATAAAGGATGCTTAGCAGGATGAAAAGGTCAAGTAAAGGGTTTTTTGAAGATAGCAGAGAGACAGCCATGTTTGTTGGCAATAGGAAATGAGCTAGTAAAGAGGACGAGTTTGCAAATATGTGAGACTGAGGATGACCAAGGTGGCAGTCTGTCAGAGGAGTTAGGATGGCATGGCTCATCTTAATCGTGTGAGACAGGGTGGAGGAGAGTGTCAAAAGGCTTCAGAGTGATAGATAAAGAGGGGGAAAGATGGAGCAAATGGCCTCAATATTTTTTATATGAGTCAAGGTTCTAATCTGAGAGGATGGAGTAAGGGGGAGCCATGGGAGGTtggaggagagatgaaaagagaaggttTAAGCTGTAAGAGATCTGAAGGAGGCCAGGAAATCCAGGAGGTacaatgaggaggaagaggactcCAGGTGAGGAGACAATAGTCAAGGGAACAGTAGAGTTAAAACATGGAATATTATGCAAGAAAAGGGGGCCAGTATCACTGGACTGTAGAGTCCAATAAAGTGTAAGAAAGACAAGGAGGGGGTAGACTTTGGTTCAGGAATAAATCCAGAATCATTCAAGGAGCTTTACAATTTACCAAAGGAAATCCAGCCcattctcctccctctttttttttaaaccctaatatcatatatatatccttctatattaattttatttgttacaaggctaggcaatgggggttaagtgacctgcccagggtcacacagctaggaagtgtctgaagccagatttgaacctaggacttcccgactctaggcctggctctcaatccactgagccaaccagctgcccctcctccctctttttaaTACTGGACCCAGATCATCTATGCTGGCTGCCCCCTTTTGATATGTAGTGATGgccttggcacagtgcctggcatgtagtggaTTGGATTATTCTTGAACAAGCTCAACAGGTTGTCCATCTAACATTTTTCATCCACTCCGTTTTTCCTCTTTGAATGGTCAGGCCAAACTCTGTTGAACAAATAGGGCTCCAAAATGTTAGTGGATTTAATGCAACTGAAAATTGCATCTGGTTATATTAAGTGGAAAGTGGGGCCGGAGTAAGCTGTCCTTGCCTTGTTTTGGATCATGaatttttgttgtgatttttGACGGACAATCTGGATGTTGGTTTCGAtgtttctcttccttctgtcCCTAATATTCATCACCAAAGCTCTGCCCTTGACTTTTATCACTTTTTCTCCAAGAATGGTAGCGTTGCTCATGGCATCTTTCCTATTTCAGTGATTCATGCCAAAATAAAAGCAGTACAAAGGAGTGGCTGCCATGAAGTCACCACTGTGGTGGACGTCAAGGAGATATTCAAGTCCTTGTCACCCATTCCCCGGACTCAGGTGCCTCTTGTAACCAACTCTTCCTGCCAGTGTCCACACATCCTGCCCCACCAGGATGTTCTCATCATGTGCTATGAATGGCGGTCCAGGTAAGCAAAGGCAGGAGTGTTGTGGGGGGAGAAAATGGATTTTGAACTCTTACGCtggcatttattttaaaagagttaAAACGCGCTTCAGCATGAGTTGTTATTAATGGTAAATTAACTTGCTTTCTTTCCTGTTCCATGTTTGTCACTGTAACCCTGGCACCTAGCATGGTGTCTGTAAGCagtaggcacataataagtgcttactgGCTGATTATGAAGTAGAAAACTCTAAGCTTTGAGTCCCgaatatatttagttattttttaaaccctcaccttccatcttggagtcaatactgtgtattggctccaaggaagaagagaggtaagggtaggcattgggggtcaagtgacttgcccagggtcacccagctgggaagtgtctgaggccgggtttgaacccaggagctcccatctccaggcctggctctccatccactgagccacccagctgcccctgagtctCAAATATATTTAACACAGCATCACTTGTCCTGGCTAGCCCTCCCTCTTTTCTGACCTGCTTTACCCACCTGGATGGATGGCTCCCTTGTTCTGTATCAATCGAtcagcaagcattcattaagtgcctactctgcgCCAGGTGCTGTTTGTTGCtcggaatacaaagacaaaaatgaaaggagCTCCTCTTCTACTGGAAGAGACGGCCCAGGATCTATATAATATTTACAAGAGATGACAGGACTAtttggagagggggcagctgggcggctcaatggattgagaaccaggtctagagatagttCAAATGGGTTCATTTGTGGGTTCCCaagaagctgggttcaaatctggtctcagacactttctaactgggtgaccctgggcaagtcacttaacccccattgcctagcccttacctctctttgaCCCTAGAATCcttacagtgttgattctaagatggaaggtaaggattactatatatatatatgtatatatatacatatatatacatatatgtgtatatatatttatacatatatgtgtatatttatttgctgttatttatatttgtataatttggAGAGACAGGTGTTGGGAAATGAACTAGCCAGACCTAGAATGTGTGAGAGCATGAACCTCCCTCCATGGGGCTTAGCTGTGGTGACTAGAaccctagacttggagtcaagatctGAGTTCGAAACCTGGCCAAGTTATCTTGGCTCTCTCGGCCTCGGTTACTGAGAAGAGAATAAGATGGAAAGCGCTGGGTTGTTCTGTGGCCTTAAAACCGCGGGTCAGTGAATCCCGGCTGCCCCTGGCAGGCAGTGTGGCTGCCGTTGCTATTGCTGGTGGTGATCCGGCGGGAGGGCCACAGTGGGGGCAGCTTCCCAAATGCCATTTGTTTCAGGATGATGCTTCTGGAGAACTGCCTGGTGGAGAAGTGGAAAGAGCAGCTGGGGAAGAGGTTTATGGTAAGTATGGCTGGGAGGGGGACGTGTTGGCCGAAGGTAGAGGGGGCGGCCGGGCCGTGGAGGTGGGGCCAAGAGGGCTTCCTGGCTTGGGGTGACTTCCGCATCCCGTATTGCCCGTTTAAGATAAGCTCGTCCCCCTTTAAAAACAACTCGAGGCCCCTCGCCTTCCGTCTGAGAGTCGGTACCGTGTATGGGTTGGACCCTCCGAGGCCGATCGGCGGGACGCCCCGGGGAGGTGGAACCCCTGCTCTGGTCTAGGGGGGCTTCCAGGGAGGCGCCAGCAGAGTGCAAAAGGTGGCCGCGCCCCGGTGCATCCCAGGCAGCCTCGACCTTCCGGAGCCCCGGGGGGAGTGCTGGAAATGGGTGGAGGGAGATTGCGAGGCGCCCAGACGCCTCAGCGCCGGCCAGGCTCCGGGCTCCGGGCTCCGGGCTCCGGGGGAGGGCCCGAACGCTCACGCCTCTCTCCAAACTCTCTCCAGCAGTGGGAAGAGAGGCTACAAGAGCAGCTGCGAACCACTCAGAAGCGAACGGCCGGGCGGACCGGCCGCAGTGGCCCTCCCAAGGCCAAGGGAAAGCCCGTGGGCCCTCGGCCGGCCGGCCCGCAAAAGAGCATCAAAGCCAGGAGTGCCCCCAAGCGAGCCAAGGCCCAGAGGGTGTGAGCCGCCGGGGCCGGGTCGGACTTTCTGCCGTGAGGGGCGGGGCCCGGGACCACGCCCGGCCCCTCCGAACGTGGCGTGGCGCCTCGGGCTTCCTAGCCCTTCACTGGCCAAGGTTCGCTTTCTCACGCTTAGCCCCAGGCTGGCACCTGCACTGGCGTCGGAGGACGATTGGAGCAGAAGGGCGAAGCCCCTCCTCGCCAAAGCAGCCACCCAAATAGTTAGCACGCGAGGGCCGAGCGCCCAACGGCAGAGCGCGGCGGGCTGGGCGGGACCGAGCGCGGCCAGAGGAAGGGCGTCCCGGCCCTGGGAGGCCGCCCCGGCAGCAGGGGCAGCGCGCCTCGCGGGCCAAACTTCAAAGGCTGTAAAATGTATTTTACTTCAGGCTTCCTTCCGCAGTTAGGGCTTTAGCTGTGGTCTAGAACCCGGCCCGGC encodes:
- the SFRP4 gene encoding secreted frizzled-related protein 4 — encoded protein: MRRKRTPVIHAKIKAVQRSGCHEVTTVVDVKEIFKSLSPIPRTQVPLVTNSSCQCPHILPHQDVLIMCYEWRSRMMLLENCLVEKWKEQLGKRFMQWEERLQEQLRTTQKRTAGRTGRSGPPKAKGKPVGPRPAGPQKSIKARSAPKRAKAQRV